AAGCCACAGTTGGAAGTATATTTTTCCACAGCTTCTTCTACCAGACCGCCAACATTACCCCAGACCCAACCCGATGGGTGATATATGCTTGGGATAATATGTTACCCCGACCCTTGTCCTGCCTCGCTACTTCCGGGGGTGCTCCTGTTCagctatcattttttttttaatctaattttaatttttatatgtGAACAATACTAATAATGAATTTGctcatcaattttttttacaatttttagccAAATATTCAGCATGaaacaaagtttaaaaattattttgatctTGTGACTTCATTTATCTACATTTGATATTACCTAAAATCCAACTCCATTATCgttgtttttatttatatatacatataaataacATGTCACatgtcaaaaataaaaagaaaagtaaattaatATAACAAAATCATCATTTAATCACAACAAATTGACAACAAAGATTATATTATTTTATCGCAGGAGGAtatcaaattatttattttatattctatttatataattatattaaatCATAGGTAGGGGATATCAAGCACTTAGTTTAGACTTCAGAGTTATCATCCAACGAGCACAAAACTCGTTGGGTCATTATTGGGCCCAAAGGCCAGTCAATGCCGCATTACACACAACGCTGAAAGGTCGACTAATTAAAATGCCGGGCCCTAACTTCATCAAATTTCGCTTTGCTAAGGCCTCTTTCTAACGCCTTCGTTTGGGTCGCGTGATTTTAGCCGTTGCATAGTTACGCCTTTCGATCATTACGCGGGTTGTCAATTGCTCGCTTTCTTTATAAGTACCAAAAGCGTGACCTTTCAGACaggaaaattgcattttttatattcaaacaaatgaacaagcagATTGGTACTGGAAGTGTATTGCTAATTGTTCCCGTAACCTCTCATTTTGTCTCCGACGGAGATTATAATTCTAAATGCTCATCTCATCCATCGAGGAAgcaatttttgtttgatttttccCTGCTTTCTTGAACTTCATGATTTTAtggatgtattgtagattctgAATTGCTTCTACTTTGTGCTGTTCGAATGATGATAAGTAAAAACTTGACAAACTTGATCTTTAGACATGATTTATATGCCTCGGTATATTGCAACATTTATTTCCCATTCAACATGAAATAAAGGCTTCAGGGACTTCAATTTAGCAGCTGAATACATCATGGTCTATTGTTACATTCTGTGTCTCGTCCTCtttacattttattttcttgcaaataTCGTTAGTTTTCATTTTGTTGCGCGTCTATGTTCCATGGTAGTTGCCATCCTAGGCAAAACATCAGCAATGCACCAACCAAGTATTGCCCCTGGAGCTATATAGCAAGGCTAAAGTCATGAACTCTCTGAAAAGTTTGATTACAGCATAGCATTGGTAAAGAAAAATAGCTATAACATAAGCAATCTAGACATCATTATAAGGACAACTCTACAATCTCAAATCGGGGGCCTTCCCctgagggggggggggggtgggtggGTTAAGCTCTTGGACTTCATCTGTCAACGGCCATTGGAGTTCTGATCGTTGTTTGCTCAACTCTTTTGAACGGTCTCTTTGCTGCAGAACTATACTGATGCAATGGCGTTTTGTTTGTATCAAGGTGATGCAGGAGACAAACCATGCTTACAGAAGTAGCAAACATTGGTATTGGACCAAAGAACCAGAGCAGCAGGGTAGTTGCGAAGTAAAGCGCTCTGAGCCCCAATGACCAAAAATCACCTCCTCTTATGACTGCTGATTCAACATATTTTATAGGAATGTCGGTATCTGGTGTACTAATGAGGTAATTTGCATGGATGAAACACCTTGATGATTGGACAAAGCATGCAAAAGCCAACAAGAAACAGATTAGAAGACTAATGAACTTGATTGACATTGTGGCTTGCCTTGTGTCTCCATAGATTAGTTCACTTTGGAATATGTTTGAATTGTTCGCAATCCAGGCTCCAATTAGAGAGCTAAGAGTTAGGGAGACTGATGCAAGGAATGTAGCTGCAGACACATTGGCTGAGAGCACATCTAATGCTGTTTTAACATCCTTGTTTTCAACCTGCAAAAATCTTTTCTCGCTATTAGCAAAGTAGTAAAAGATTGACTTAGCTGGGCATCAGTGCAAGGAAATTACAAACGAAGGAATTACCTGCATAACTTTTTCAACCCAAGCCTTCTTGTCATTGTTCTCAAAGCCAATCACTGTAGTGTGTGGACGCTTGAGGCATCTGTACAGCAGGAAGAGATGGTAGGCAAACATGATGAACAGCCCACATGGCACCAACACCAAATCAAGATACTCCTTCCGGAAaatcatttatttgtttttggcTTTCCCTGTGAGCCAATGTCCGGCACCAGATTGGAAGATCTCGTGGCTTTGAACGTTTAGTGAATTCAGTTTTATGTCTGAAATCTCACTTAGAAGGAATTGATGGAATTTGTGATTTGTTTAAGGAAGTCTTTGACTTTGCGTAACAGAGTTGCAAAGACAACTTGCAAAATACAGTTCCCCAGTTGGCCTTATCATATTCTTGCTCACCAAGTAGAGCTTTTAGTAAGGGACTGACTTTGACCCACGATATCTGCAGctagttcctttctttttttctttttctttcttttattcttcttcttcttcttctctctctctttaaaaaaaatataacagtTAATTACCCATCTAAATGTCAATACACCATCCTGATTACTGATAAATCTTCTCCTTCTTTGCCTTGAAAGTGTATATGGTGTGTGTGCAAGAGCTAAACCTGTACTAATGACTACATTTTTGTCGAGCTTTTAGATTTTTCcttaaaatttttagaaaatcaatTGTTTTGAAGGAATAAATGTAATTGAGACAAAAAAATGtgatatttaatatatatatatatattctgaaTAATCTGTTGTTCCTCTTTAAGtcattttatgaatttttattagttttagcaAGCTTTTCTAATCATCATTATTATTTTGCTAATGGTGGATAAGAAGTCCAATTAcagaatgaaggaatttcttagATTGTCCATCAATAGCAAAGCTAAGCTGCAgggaaattttccttcaaaatacTTCTGATTATGCatacttcttcttttttttttttttggtcaaaattatgCATACTTCTAATATGCCTTTTTTATTACTTGGAAGGATACCCGTCTTCCTTCAACTTGAACCGGTCATCGTCAACCAGTAACGTAAGGGAAACCTCTTCGTTAGGAGCCTTTTTCGGGGGTTTAAAACTAGTCATTAGGAGCCTCTGAAAATGTTGCAAGGCATTTTCCAGTTAGACcccattttttttatctctttaCGGTTACTGTACTTATTTGTCGACTGATGCCAGAGAAAAGCCCGAATTAAGTTCCTATTGCTTATTTATTGCATTCCATGAATGCTTCTGCTTGAAGTTTTCTGCACCTTCTTCTGCTGCTtctaaaatattaaaaacttACACAATCCAATTCAAAAGACTAGTACTAAGGTCATATAAAAGCAGGcaagaacattttttttttctttttttcatattCACAGACCCTAAGCACTGAATTTACCTCAAGAGAAAGTAGTCAAGTTTCTTGAAGCAATAGCATTCTAGAACTTTAACAATAATGTATGGTCCGACCTGCATGCTGATTTGTCTGTCTTGCTCAATATTTTGGATTGGTGAATTTCGCTAAAAAACGCAGCATTGAAGTGATTTTAATACTTCAGCAGCGCCCCATTTTATCTGAAATTCAGGAATCAACGAAAGCTGTTTGTTTCCATGAACAATTTCTGtgattcttgtagataataGATATGGTTACGTATATAGAAACCATCTCTCATTATTAGCTTCCATTTGGAAAAGGTCAATAGCAGAGTAAAAATCAAAAGACTGTGATGCTACAATTAATTACTGAGGACCAGAAAGTCTTACAGACCTCAATACCATTACAAGGATTGATTCCTAAGAGATTCTTAATTCTAGAGAGTAACAAATCAACAAGAGGACATCTTTCtgcacattttacaaaataactgTATGTACAACTCCAACCTACTTCACAAAAGAAGCAAAACAAACATGACTCCTAGTTTAGACGCTATCTAGAAGACCTGAACTAGGTTGGCGAAACCAGACTCTTTTTGAATGCGTATGTagaaaaaaccagaaaaaatgcGGTCATGATTAGATGTTAGAAGCGACAACCTCTGTTATTTGAACTGAACGTTGTACCCCTTTGAATTGGCTCTTTTCAGTGTCCTTTTGACGATGAAAACTTCCTGGGAACTTGATTCGGAGGAATCAGGTCCAGAATCAGGTCTAGAAGAACCATGATTAGAAACTTCAAATCTTGCACTCGATGAAGACTTCAAGATTCCCTTCAAGGGTTTTCTTTCTGTACCGAACGCCTCTTTGCTGTGATTATCACCTGGACTACCATCTTTATGTTTCAGACAGCTGAAAGCATCACCGAAAAAACCTTGGCTTCCCTTGGCATGAAAAGGATGCCCATTAGCATCATTATCGTCGTCGTCGTCATCATCGCCGTAAGGAATATGAACGGATTTGCCATGAAATGGATCATCGCCAAAAGCACAATAATCACCTTCGGCATCACCAAAAATCTCATATCCAGAGAAACCATCATCCACAAGGGTAGCGGTCGGAAGGGGAACTTTGTCACGGACTTTATTTTCCTCGACTTTATTCTTATCGCGTACTACTTTCTTGTATTTTGGAAGTTTGAACCACCCTTCCGTAAACAAAGGCAGTTGATTCAGATTCTTCAGAAACGATGAGCTTTTCTTTGAAGCATCAACTGGCTTTTTCTTCTCACTTTTACCCAGCAATGCCATAGCAATGGCACTGGTTATGAAAAGCTGGCAAATTGCGCATTTGATTTGTTCATGCCTCTCGAAAGACGACGACTGTGTAAGGCCAATCATGGTCTTGACCCTAAGAACTCTGCGTGCCAGCTCCGCCAATTCATACTTTTTATATTTCGGGTCATCAAGAATCTTGGCAGCCAGGTAACCGATGTCAACCTTATGCTTTGTCAACCCCAATTCTTCAAGGGGGAAAAGATCTTTCTTCTCAGGGATTCCGAACCCGACGAAGCGAATTCTCTCGTCTGTGAGAAATCTGTAGATTGATTCTGGTAATACATCCCCTGAAATAAACTTGAGGATAACGCAGCCTACACCAAAGCACAGGAGCATGAGAATATTGTTGGGATCGCGAGGGTGGCGCATTACATCGATGCCGACCACGGGCGGACGGGCCCAGGTCTTTCCATCAGGGAAAAGAAAATCCATGGAGCACACTGTTTCAAAGTCTTTTGCTTTGAAGGTAATGCCCTCCAGCTTAACTTCAAACTTATTGGTCCTCAGGTAAACGATCCCAGCCATATCTATCAAACCTTAACAATATGATCAAGTGAGGATGAATCAGGAACAAGATGGAATCAATAATTGTTGGCTCGTCTTGATCGATCTAGCTGAAGCAAAAACTTATTCGGGAAAATGCCCAAAGGGTTGTGGCAAAACACCTGCCTTCATAAATTTACATCAGAATGAATCTTTTGCAAGGCCCATGGGGGTTGGGGGGCACAATACCAAATTGAAATTAGGAAATTAGGAAATTCTAATTTAACAAAATGAACAAGAAATTGGACTAAAATTTGTGATTCTTCAAAGCTAGGGGCCTATATATGAGGACGTTCGCTCTGTTTGTTTAACTAATTTCCACACAACACTTGTTACTCCCGTCAAATTTTGGCGACTACCGAAATTTGTGGTCAATCACAGATATTAGATGAGATTAACAAGCAAGTAATTTACTAATTTTACCGTTGCCCAGTACCACAAAGCGGTTGATTTGACCATTCTTTGGATCTGCAGCCGTAAACTTGCCAAGGCTTGACTAGGCGGGGGGTTGCATGGGCTTGGATACATAGCCAAAATGCATTTTGACTCGCTGCAAATGGAGTGATGACACACATAAATGATAAATCCCCCCAGCTTGAAAAAAGGCGTTTATCCATTCCCACATCAAGAATCATCGCATAGAACGTGGCAAACTATTCTAGATGAAAAGCATTAACCAAAGACAAGAACACATTTTTCTCCAACAAATATgattttatcaattttatttttggataggagtttatttggatgatttatttgagataattaccgtgagactttttgtgatgtgatgtatgtgagataaagaggtgattgggaagataaaatggtgattggaatttgtgaagcaaattattttatttgaaatcatctcaatccaaacaaatccagTTAAATGATTATTTTGGCTATTTCTTAGTCTATAAAATACAATTAGTCATAATACATAATGTTATAACTACGAATAATTTACGATTTAAGGAACACTTACaagtttgattttaaaaaaaaatatatgaactaAGCAAATTACgtatattcaaaaattttatattcATGCCAATTTAAATCTTCTTTGCCTACGTTATATCATTTAGCCGTAATCATCTTATTAATCTTACATGAACGACATCTGAATAAatgatgatatatatatatcattgcCCTTTGAATTCAGTACAAAAGATACGCCATCATCTTTGCataaattttacaatttttcaataaaaaaatgaagaattatGCATAAGTATATGATACACCAAAAAGTTGATTGCATGAAAAGTAATCAAGAATCTGGGGTTTATAAGCTTAATCTTGGACTCAATAACTTGGgaaaaatttaaacttttgaGAATGGTAAAATTGTAAAAGTATTGATAAAATAAAGTGTACAAGTGTATGCGGTAATAGAATATACTACTATTATTAGTTTTGTCATATTTGATGACTATTTTTTTGCAGAATGTACTATTATTTGTCTAATAAAAAATTCTTTCTAATTGTGGGCACCAAACACCCCCTAGTGTGACGATATACGCATTGCCGATATCAAACTCGATGGAGAAAGACGAATAAAAATGGGGATTGTGGACAACGATGTGCGGCTTACGTGAGGCATGGTGTGGTTTTGCCTTAATGTTTGATTTAGAGAGGGGATTTGAGGGACAAAAGAAGTAGAGCATGACGAAACCAGATCCAGGAGTTAGTAAAATGGTTTACTAATGGCGGGTTGAAGACCGAAGAAGACAACAAGAAAGAAATGGCGCGATGCTGGAGGAAGGAAGCATTCCCGGATATGGaagaaacagagagagagattgAGATGGACGATGGACGATGGAAGAGTGAGTTTTGATTCATTATAAATGGTTAGATATTCGTTGACCTTTGCAGAGGTAGTTTTGGCAGCTTGAGAGATATTGCTCCAACTGAAAAATTATTCTCGGACGACACCACCAGCCATATCTTATACTAAACCTGTAAATTTGGTGTAAGAATTCAGTGTATTTCGCTGAGATAACCTCAATCATATGCTACTATTAGATGACAACTTAATGActccaatttttgttttttctttgagTCAATTTTCTCTTGTTAGCTTTGCACACACATCAAATGTATTAATACTAGTgtaattataaaatatgagCCACTTTTTGACGAAATATTATTTctatttaccaaaaatatatatataagtaggGAGTACGGGGAACCCACATTTGGCTAACTTGACCCATATTTTACCGGTCAACCATTTTATGATCCTTATCCGTTCCATATATCAATAGGTACTTGATCATTGGGCGCCGACTAGGAGAGAGCCGGATTAGCAGGTACCCGCCGTACCTCTCtcatcatttaatttttttttaaaataatttatactaatttagttttatattttacatattcaTCTAAGATTCAATATAGATTTTACTCAAAAAATCTCATATCAAGAACAAACTTgcaagaaaatacaagaaagagaaaaaaagaatccaaaactaataaaaattgTTATAAGCATTgcccattatatatatatatatatatatattctacaTCAATTAAATTATTCTTAAAAAATAAGATCATGATCTCTATAAAATGAATCCTGTAAACAAATTATAGGTGCTCATATTTGGAGCATAatttgctgaaaaaaaaaacacttcatttgctttaaaaataatattttgcatatataaataaaaataaaaaataaaaaaatatgccGGACAGATCGAATACCCGCAGATTTTTAATCCAGTGCCCTTAACCTGTCCCACATATAAGCGGGTATATGACCTTCTTCTGATTTGCTCTTATAATGGGGGATTGGACACCTTATTCAAAGCAAATCAGATCGAATCTCATGAGTTATCCAATCAACACGTATTTGTGCTCCACCCCTAAAACCACCTCACTACCAAATACCCTTGAATAGCATCATAACTACTTTTGGTGATATGGTTCAAATCTCCTTGCCCTTTCCCCCCTTCTCAATTCCCACATCTTgtctaatgaaaaaaaaaaattgatggaGTTATGAAATTACGAACACAAACAGTGTGCTTTTAACACAAATTATGCAATGAATATCAACTAGTTCCAAATTGAATTCGCATTGGCATTCACCGTAGCATTAAAATACAAATCAAACTATTCTATATCAATTCGAACTAAATTAATTGCAGGTCATTTAGAATGGCATCTCGATTAATCAAGTCAAAGAGAGGTAGATCATTTTACTCTAATTCCATCAAGCAAAAATCCATCAAACTCGAAGTAGTAAAGATAAAGATTTAAAATCAGGAAAACCATCTCAAGCTCCCTAGATAATAGAAATCAAACTAACTTTAAATTCtatcaaaaatgtaaaattaaaaaaacaaaaggaccTACGCATCGGGCTTGTTTGTGTCCCCATAAACTCCTTGAGGGACTTTAATTTGTGACTTAATCCCAACATGAAcccccgcccccattgccaaaaaaaaagctTCATTAGGCCCCATTTTTAGTAATCCAACATTGGGCTCGACCCGGCCCATGAATCAGCGAGAAGTCAGCCAATCCCCCAACGAATCGGAACATACGCACACATAGcgaaaaaagaaatgcaaaaaaaaaaaaaaaaactgaaaagcCATTAATTGAATATTCAGTTGAAAGTTCTCCTTCTTTCTTGCTTCCACTGACCTTCGATTTGCTGCTCGCGTTTGTCTTCTTCACCAAGAAATTGAGCTCTATATCTTACTTGATCAACGCCCATTTTGGTCACGAATCAATAGGGTACtatatttaaattttctgcTTATAAAATTTTCACTGTGTCCAAGAATCCAAGAGGTTGTATCTGGAATTGGGTTGTGATACAAATTACCAGTAATGGTATTGCCCTTGTTGAAGCTAGGGACGCTTGCTGTAAAAACTCTGAGCAAACCTATAGCTAGTAGACTCAAGGTTCAGGCCGGAAGGCATCCCAAGTTCCGTAATTTCATCGTCGGCATCGCCCAGGTAACTTCATTACTTTACCATTTTTTGAGAAGTTATTCGGGTTTTTATGCGTTTGTTCAAGAACCCGGTGTTTATGAACCCAAATATGGATATTATTGATACGTGCGATTTAAAGGAGAGATTGGAATACTAGGtggattttaaaatttttgaaatgttatcTATTGCATATATTCGATCATAGGAAATTGAGGAAGATGCAGATTGGGACAGAAAGATAGCACAAAAATCTTCGCctttgttgtttcttttctgGTCTAGATTAATTTAAGTTTTAGAATTGCAGGAGggcttatattcattttttgaactttGCTAGTGACAAATCGGAAATGCAGAAatgtaaaatactgccaataaCAAGCTTGAAGACTTACATTGATGATTTATTGTAAATTTGTAATAGGGAAATCAAGATAGCGTAGACTATTATGCAATCATGGATCAAGCAATTCAATTTCCGGGTTGAGAAAAATTTCCGGGTG
This portion of the Coffea arabica cultivar ET-39 chromosome 2e, Coffea Arabica ET-39 HiFi, whole genome shotgun sequence genome encodes:
- the LOC140037193 gene encoding uncharacterized protein → MAGIVYLRTNKFEVKLEGITFKAKDFETVCSMDFLFPDGKTWARPPVVGIDVMRHPRDPNNILMLLCFGVGCVILKFISGDVLPESIYRFLTDERIRFVGFGIPEKKDLFPLEELGLTKHKVDIGYLAAKILDDPKYKKYELAELARRVLRVKTMIGLTQSSSFERHEQIKCAICQLFITSAIAMALLGKSEKKKPVDASKKSSSFLKNLNQLPLFTEGWFKLPKYKKVVRDKNKVEENKVRDKVPLPTATLVDDGFSGYEIFGDAEGDYCAFGDDPFHGKSVHIPYGDDDDDDDNDANGHPFHAKGSQGFFGDAFSCLKHKDGSPGDNHSKEAFGTERKPLKGILKSSSSARFEVSNHGSSRPDSGPDSSESSSQEVFIVKRTLKRANSKGYNVQFK
- the LOC113729592 gene encoding uncharacterized protein — encoded protein: MIFRKEYLDLVLVPCGLFIMFAYHLFLLYRCLKRPHTTVIGFENNDKKAWVEKVMQVENKDVKTALDVLSANVSAATFLASVSLTLSSLIGAWIANNSNIFQSELIYGDTRQATMSIKFISLLICFLLAFACFVQSSRCFIHANYLISTPDTDIPIKYVESAVIRGGDFWSLGLRALYFATTLLLWFFGPIPMFATSVSMVCLLHHLDTNKTPLHQYSSAAKRPFKRVEQTTIRTPMAVDR